TCTTCAAATGTCTCTCTGAGCGCGGTGGCCACTAGCGACGAATCGTCGGATTCAAATTTCCCTCCGGGGAAACTGATTTGCCCCGGATGATGTTTGAGATGCGAAGCGCGTTTGGTGAGGATCACATTCAGCCCATGGCTACGCTCGACAAAACCGACCAAGACCGCGGCTTTTCTCAGCTGAGTGGGATTGAGATGGGCCACGCGGCCTAAACTTTCGGCATGGTAACCAACCGGAAGGTGCAACTGAAACTTTTGCAGTAGTGTGTCTCTATTTAGCTCAAGCAAAGTCGCACCTCGTGGTAATCGTTCGATGAAAATTTGACGGAAGTTACTCTAATATTGGCAGTATTTTTCCAAGTTTGTCGAGTGTCTCCTGATATTCCGCCTCACATTGGCTGTCTGCCACCACGCCGCCGCCGGCCCATGCGTACAATTTGCCTTGCTCGGCCACTAAAGTACGAATGGTGATGCTGGTATCCATGTGCCCATGACGACTGAGATAGCCAATGCTGCCGCAATAGGCACTGCGACGATGCGGCTCCAGTTCCTCGATGATCTCCATGGCACGAATTTTTGGCGCACCAGTGATGGAACCGCCGGGAAAACAAGCACGCAGTAAATCGGCGGCGGTGTAGGGTGAATTGAGCTTAGCGCGGATTGTACTCACTAAATGATGCACCGCAGGAAAGCTCTCAATATCAAAGAGCTTAGGCACATGCACGCTGCCGGGTTGCGCCACTCGACCGATGTCATTGCGCAGAAGATCGACAATCATCAGATTCTCTGCCTGATCTTTTTCTGCGCTGGCGAGTTCCTGTGCGGCCAGTTCATCTTGCGTTGCATCGATACTGCGCGGACGAGTGCCTTTGATTGGCTTGGTTTCAATCACATTCTCTTTTAACTGCAAAAAGCGCTCAGGAGAGACACTTAGGATTGCGGCATGTTGCAAACGAATAAACGCAGAAAAGGGCGCTTGGTTGCTCTTTTCCAGCTTTTGGTAAGCCTGCCACTCACTACCTTGATACTCGGCGCAAAAACGTTGTGCGAGATTGATCTGGTAGCAATCGCCACTGAGTAAGTAGTGTTGTACTTGCTCAAACTTGGAGCGGTACTGGTCACGGCTCATATTGGAGTGCCATGCAGAGCGCAAGGCAAACGGCGTTTGCTTTGCTGCGCTTTGCTCATTGAGCCACTGCCAAGCGGCCTGCGGATTGACACCAACCAATTGAGCCGTTTGAGCTTGATGATCCACTACCAGCGCCCAAGAGTAGAGACCAACCGCCATGTCGGGGGCGGCGATATCTTGGCTGGCCAGTGTTGGCATCTGCTCAATGCGCCGACCAAGATCATAGCTAAAATAACCAAGCGCTCCGCCAACAAACGGCAAGTCTGCGTCAAAGCGCAGCGCAGGCAATAACTCACTTTGGTAGCGATCGAGCAATGCAAAAGGATCGTCTTCATAGTAGCGAGTTTCGCCATCAATGCAGACGACGGTTTGCGGCCCTTCGGTTTGTAACGTGGCCAGCGGATTGGCGACCAAAATATCAAAGCGGCTATCTATGTGCGTCTCGGACGCAGAACGCAATAGCATCGCCCAAGGGAGGTGTTGAATTGGCGAAAACAATGACTGAGCCAGATCGGATTGATAGCTTAATGCTTTGACCGCAATGGTATTGATATCGCTGTTGTTCATTTGTTTAATTTGTGACAAAGAGTTTGATTGCTGCATAGCGTGTGATGGAAAGCAAGGGTATCATAAAACGAAATAATTTCGCTTACTTAGTTCGCTCAGCATCAAACACTAAGTCGGATTGATTTTGTTCGATTTTCCGCTCAACCTGTGTTGAACACTAAATAAGTTATACGGAAGCATAACTATAACGAGGCATGCAATGACAGTAATTCGCACGCAGGACGTGATCAGCAGTGTTGCTGATGCACTCCAATACATCTCTTACTACCACCCTCTCGATTTCGTTCAAGCCCTTGAAAAAGCCTACCACCGTGAACAAAGCCAAGCCGCGAAAGACGCGATTGCGCAAATTCTGATCAATTCACGCATGTCGGCAGAAGGCAAGCGTCCTATCTGTCAGGACACGGGTATCGTGACCTGTTTTGTCAACATTGGCATGGGTGTGCAGTGGGATTCCACCGAAATGACGGTACAGCAGATGGTCGATGAAGGCGTGCGTCAAGCCTACACCAACCCAGACAACCCATTGCGTGCGTCGGTGCTGATGGATCCAGCAGGAAAACGTATCAACACCAAAGATAACACTCCGGCGGTGGTGCATATCAACATGGTTCCGGGTGATAAAGTCGAGATTCAGATCGCGGCCAAAGGCGGTGGCTCTGAGAACAAAACCAAGATGGTGATGCTCAACCCGTCTGATGACATTGCGGAGTGGGTGGAGAAAACCTTGCCGCTGATGGGCGCGGGTTGGTGTCCACCCGGCATGCTGGGCATTGGTATTGGCGGTACGGCTGAGAAAGCGGCGGTACTGGCGAAAGAATCCTTGATGGAGCACATCGATATTCAAGAACTGATTGAGCGTGGCCCACAAAATGCCGAAGAAGAGCTGCGTTTGGATATTTTCAACCGTGTGAATCGCTTGGGTATTGGCGCGCAAGGTCTTGGCGGTTTGACTACGGTCGTAGACGTAAAAATCAAAACCGCGCCAACACACGCAGCGTCTAAGCCTGTGTGCATGATCCCGAACTGTGCCGCTACGCGTCACGTGCATTTCACCCTTGATGGCAGTGGCCCCGCTGAGCTGACTCCGCCGAAATTGGAAGAGTGGCCAGACATCACTTGGGATGCGGGTGCCAGCGCACGTCGTGTCAATCTCGATACCGTAACCAAAGAAGAGGTTCAGCAGTGGAAAACAGGAGAAACCTTGCTGCTGTCAGGCAAGATCCTCACTGGCCGCGATGCTGCGCACAAACGCATTCAAACCATGCTGCAAAACGGCGAAGGTTTGCCTGAAGGGGTTGATCTCAAAGGTAAGTTTATCTACTACGTTGGCCCGGTGGATGCGGTGGGTGATGAAGTGGTTGGCCCAGCAGGCCCAACAACGTCAACACGTATGGATAAATTCACCGACATGATGCTTGATGAAACGGGCATTATGGGCATGATTGGTAAAGCGGAACGCGGCCCTGCAACCGTTGAATCAATTAAAAACCACAAAGCGGTATACTTGATGGCTGTGGGCGGCGCCGCTTATTTGGTGGCGAAAGCAATCAAGAAAGCGCGTGTGGTTGCGTTTGAAGATCTTGGCATGGAAGCGATTTACGAGTTTGACGTGCAAGACATGCCTGTCACCGTGGCGGTTGATTCAAGTGGTGTCAATGCGCACCAAATCGGTCCAGATACTTGGAAAGTGAAAATTCAGGAAATGGATTTGCACAAGTAAGAATGTGACAAAGGACTGATTTCACTGGGTCCTATTTGACACAAGTGCAGCGCAAGCTGCACTTTGTCTTACTAGCAAACGGGTTCCATATGGCTTGGATATCCGCATAATCTGATCAGGAGAGCTCAATGCCTCGTTTTATTCAAATTCTACAAATCATTTTGGCTGTCGTTGTCGGTGGTTTGATCGGTTACGATCTGATTCTTAACGGCATCAGCATCTTTAACGACAAATACGTTACCGTCACTTGCGTACTGTGGCTGATCTTAGAAATTGCTCTGTTTGTTATCTACAAACTGATCGAAGACGACTAAATCTTCGTGATTGTCCCTGTAAGCCTCTGATTTTTATCAGAGGCTTTTTTGTTCATTTGCGATTAATATTGATAACGTTATGGTGCGCAATCAGATTTTAATCGGCGTAAAGCCACGGCTAATCGCGAGGAGCTAAAGAAAAAATGAAGAACATTACCCGCGAAGTGAATGATCTCATCCATCGCAGCTTGGATTCACATTTGCGTGTCGCCGTGACAGGCTTGTCGCGTGCCGGCAAAACGGCGTTTATCACGTCCTTAGTCAATCAACTGCTGCACACCTCGACTCACGACAACTTACCTTTGCTGAGTTGCGCTCAAGACAAACGTCTGATCGGCGCAAGGCGCGAGCCACAAAGTAACATGATGGTGCCCAGATTCGCCTATGACGAAGCGATGGAGCACATTTGCCAAACGACGCCGCAGTGGCCGCAGCCTACGCGGGATGTGAGCGAAATTCGCTTAGCGATCAAGTATCGCCCACAAAAACGCAGCCGGAAATTACTCGGTAAAACCTCGGTCTTACACCTCGATATTATCGATTATCCCGGTGAATGGTTGTTGGACTTGCCCCTGCTTGAGCTGGACTTTAACGCTTGGTCAAACAGTCAATTTGCCGCTTTAAAAGGGCGACGTGCTGAACTGGCGCAAGATTGGCTAAATAAGCTGGCGGAGCTCGATCTTGAGGGCGACGTCAATGAAAAGCAGTTGCAGCAACTCTCCGAAAGCTACACCGACTATTTGCACCGCTGCAAAGAGGCTGGGCTGCATTGGGTGCAACCGGGACGCTTTGTTTTACCGGGTGAACTGGCTGGCGCACCTGTGCTGCAGTTTTTTCCTTGTCGTTTCGACGCAGCAGCCGAGGTGAAGAAAAACAGCAATTTAGAGATGCTGAAAAAGCGCTACCAAGAGTATCAGCAGAAGGTCGTCAAAGGCTTTTATAAGCAATATTTTGCCACCTTTGATCGCCAAATTGTGCTGGTGGATTGCTTGCAGCCGCTCAACGCGGGGAGTGAGTCGTTTTATGATATGCGCGAGGCACTTGAGCAGATCATGAAGAGTTTCCGCTACGGCAGAAGTGGGCTGCTCAAACGTCTTTTTGCCCCCAAAATCGACAAAGTGCTGTTTGCCGCCACCAAAACAGACCACATAACGCCGGATCAACATGCAAATTTAGTCTCTCTGCTGCAACAGATGGTGCATCCAGCTTGGCAAACCGCCGCTTATGAAAACATTGAAATCAGCTGCATTTCTATGGCGTCGGTGCGTGCCACGCAGGCGGGTTTCATCGCCAATGGCAGTGAAAGTGTGCCCGCCATTCAAGGTCACACTCTGGATGGACGTTCGCTGACGCTGTTTCCGGGTGAAGTGCCAAAGAAGATCCCTGATGTCGATTTTTGGCAGCGCAGCGGCTTTGATTTCACCGCTTTTCGTCCTCTGTCTGCCGATTGGCAAGAGCCGCTGCCACATATTCGCCTCGACAAAGCGTTAGAGTTTTTGCTGGGAGATAAACTGCAATGAGTGATTTCAAACCCAAACACGTTTTTGAGCAAACCCGCTTTTCTGCTGATCCTCAGCAGCCCGAGCTAACTGCGCAGCAGCAGTTTACCGCGGCAGAAACATTTGTTCCTGCCGCCAATGAAACGGCGCAAGAAGAGCAATCGGCTGAATTGCAATTGGCCGAGGTTATCCGTCCGTCATCGTCGCGTCGCTGGTGGTTTGGCGGGCTATTTAGTGCCTTCACTGGCTTGGTGGGCTGGCAGGCGGTGGATACGCTGCTGACGGCACTGCAAGCGGGGGATTGGCTTACCTTAGGCTGGTCAGCATTTCTCTCCTTACTAGCCGGGCTTGGGTTGTCTGCGATAGTGAAAGAGCTATGGAAGCTGCGCAAACTGCGCCACCTTTTTAGTTCGCAACAGCAAGCCGAGCAATTGCTTTCCAGTGACGATGTGGGCAAGGGTAAAGCGTTTTGTCAGGAGATGGCACGGCAAAGTGGTATCCCTGCTGAAAACCCCGCGTACGATCGTTGGCGCAACAGCATCAACGCCACTCATAGCGATGCCGAAGTGGTGCAGATGTACGATGCGATGGTCGTTACCCAGCAAGACAAGCTGGCAATGCAACTGGTCTCGCGTCACGCCACTGAATCGGCGGCGTTGGTGGCGATCAGCCCTTTGGCTTTGGCTGACATGCTGCTGGTGGCTTGGCGCAATTTCAAGATGATTGATAACTTGTCGCAAGTTTATGGGGTGGAGTTGGGCTACGCCTCTCGCATCCAACTTCTGCGTCTCGTGCTGGCAAACATGGCTTTAGCTGGGGCAAGCGAGTTGGCGATTGATGCTGGCGTGGATCTGATGTCGATGGATCTTGCAGGTAAGTTATCTGCGCGCGCTGGGCAAGGCGTCGGTGTGGGCATTTTGACCGCAAGGCTCGGCTTAAAAGCGATGGCGCTGCTTCGGCCCATTCCGTGGCAGCCGCAGACGCAAGTGAAACTATCGGCGATTCGCAAGGAGATTATCACTAAAGTCGCTTCTCTCGCTCTCAAACCTTAAGCTTTCTTTATGGTTAGCTTGACGGTAGACCAAGCTTGGTAGAAACTACTGTCAACTTTTCGTGACAGTATGAATTAGGATAATCTGTGCGTCTTGAAGTCTTTTGCGAAGACAGACTCGGCCTGACCCGAGAGCTGCTCGATATTCTGGTATCAAAAAACATCGACCTGCGGGGGATCGAAATTGATATCAGCGGCATTATTTATCTCAATTGCCCCGACATCGATTTTGATACTTTCAGCTTGCTTATGGCCGAGATTCGTCGCATTTCTGGTGTGAAAGACGTGCGTAAGATCCAGTTTATGCCGATGGAACGGCACAACACGGAACTGATCTCTCTGGTCAACAATCTGCCCGATCCTGTGCTGGCGATGGATGTCAAAGGCGCGGTGGATATGGCGAACCGAGCGGCTCTAGCGCTGATTGGCAAAAGCGAAAAAGAGGTGATCGGCGCTCCCATCAGCACTTTGCTGCCCAATCTCAAATTCAGTCGTTGGTCGGAAGGTAACCGTCAACGGGAAAATATGGTGATTGATGGCTTGGATTACATGCTGGAATTTATGCCAGTGTATATTCAAGATGAAGCCAAAGAGTCCACCTTCGCCAGTACGGTCGTGATGATCCGCAGTGTCAAAGCGAACACCGTCATTGGTGATACGCTACCGCTGCATAATGAGCTTGGCTTTGAACATTTTGTTGGTGTGTCCAATCGTCACAAGGCGCTCATCAGCCAAGCGAAAAAGTTAGCCATGCTCGACCAACCACTGCTGATTGAAGGCGAAACAGGTACGGGTAAGGAGATGCTGGCGAAAGCGTGCCACAACCGTTCCAATCGCGCAGGTAAGCCATTTCTCGTGCTCAGTTGCGCTTCGATGCCCGATGATGTCGCAGAAACCGAACTTTTCGGTCACGCTCCGGGCTCGTTTAACCACCAACAAGGGCACAAAGGCATTTTCGAGCAAGCCAACGGTGGTACGGTCTTTTTAGATGAAATTGGTGAAATGAGCCCTCACTTGCAAATCAAGCTGTTGCGCTTTTTGCAAGATGGCAACTTTCGCCGCGTTGGCGCCGAAGATGAAATGCATGTGGATGTGCGCATCATCGCTTCAACCAAGCATCAGTTGTCGGTGCTAGCCGAAGCAGGTTCGTTTCGTGAAGATCTCTTCTATCGGCTGAATGTCCTCACCTTGACCATTCCGCCTTTGCGTAGCCGTTCGAATGACATTGCTGCTCTGCTGGATCTGTTTGTTGCCAAACATGCGCAAAAACTGGGTATTCGCAAGCCGAGCTATGAAGAGGGGCTATTGGATGAGCTAATGGCTTATCAGTGGCCTGGCAATATGCGCCAGTTGGACAACATGGTGCTGCGTGCCTTGACCGAAATGGAAGAGGAAGAGCTGAAAGCGGAATATTTCCACTTACCTCAGCCGCAAACGGTGGCCGGGGCGGCGACACAACTGAACTTAGATGGCTCTCTTGATGACATTATGCGCGATTACGAAGCTCAGGTGCTTGAGCGCCTCTATCAATCATTCCCATCCAGTCGCAAACTGGCAAAACGACTGAATGTGTCACACACCTCGATTGCCAACAAACTCAGGGATTACGGAATAAGAAAAAATTAACCATGATGGAAGAGAGTCAGTTAGGTCTACATAAAACAGAACAAGAATTTACGTTACGCACGGCGACGATTGCGGACGCGCAGATGATTACCCACTATTTTCAGAATAACCGTGCATTTCTCAAACCGTGGGAGCCAGTGAGAGAAGAGGAGTTTTTTACCGTCGAAGGTTGGACAAAAAAGCTCATCAAACTGGAAGAACTGCATCGGATGAATTTGGGTTTTTACTGTTTGTTAATCGATGCTGAAACGCAGCAAATGCTGGGCACCATCTCTTTTAGCAATGTCTCCCGTTTCCCTTTTCACGCCTGTTCGGTCGGCTATTCACTGGCCGAAAGTGCGCAAGGGAAAGGCTACATGCGTCGAGGGCTCAAACTCGCTTGCGAGTACATGTTCAAAATACAGAATATGCATCGTATTCAAGCGGCTTACATGCCTCACAATCAGCGTAGTGAAGCGGTACTCAAAGCGCTGGGTTTTGTCAGAGAAGGGTACGCGCAAGACTACTTATTGATTGATGGCAAATGGCGCGATCATGTTTTGATGTCGCTGACCCACCAAGATTGGTCGCCAAGGAGCTAAGCATGCAAAGAATGGAAAAACAGTTGGCGCTGCTGATGGAGTTAGACAAGCTCAAATCGGTTTTGCGCCGCACTCGGGTGAAAAGCGCGGATAAGCGGTTAGAAAACAGCGCCGAACACAGCTGGCATGTTGCTCTAATGGCATTGCTGTTTGCAGAACACGCTAATGAGCCAGTGGACATCAGTCGCGTGGTGAAAATGTTGCTGCTGCATGATGTGGTGGAGATTGATGCGGGCGACACCTTTGTTTATGATGCCGCAGCTTCAGAGCAGCAGGCCGAAAAAGAGTTGGCTGCGGCGCAGCGTCTGTTTGGCATGTTGCCTGACGATCAGCGCGATGAGCTCTCAGCATTGTGGCATGAGTTTGAAGAGGCGCAAAGTGCAGAGGCCAAATTTGCCAAAGCGTTGGATAGGCTGATTCCCATGTTGCTCAATTTTCACAATCAAGGGCAGAGTTGGCGTGAACATGGCGTTACACGCGAGCAAGCCCTGACGATTAACCGAAAAATTGAGCTTGGTTCTCACGCTTTGTGGGAAAAAGCGCAAGAAATTATTGAACAAGCGACCCAAAACGGGTGGTTAAAAGCGTAAGGAAGATGAATGTCTTATTTAGCTTTGGATGAATACCAAAGGAAATGGATTTTTACTCACCAGTCGATGCCAGTGCCGCAAGACGAGCTGATGCATATCCGACCGATGAGTCAGGCAAGAGCGGCGCAATTTTGGAAAGAGAATATCAGCCCGCAAAGCCCGGACGCTGAGCGTCTTAGTAGCCAAGATTGGCCAATGAAAGCCAGTAATTGGCTAGAGGAAATTGATTGGATGGCGACTTGGGAAGCCGATGATCCTCAGCTACCCGATGCCATTTTGCAGCATATCGATTGGCAAGATGACGTTACTGTCTATTTTTGTTACGAGAAGCACAACATCATCGAGACTAAGTGGAGTACCTTCCGTAAACATTGGAAGAATTTTCTTTTTTACGACGATGGCCCAATTTTACTTGGGCGACGTCGAAGCCAAGCGCTATGGTTTTCGACCGATGGAACGGTCAAACTGGGTGAGCGCAGATAAAAGCTTTAGGAGAAAGCAGTGTGAAAACGCTGCTTTTTTTATGCAGATAGTGAGCACTGACACATATGTAACAAGTTTTTAGCAAGGATTTGTTATTCATTGATCTAACCCCAAAAACCTTAAGTCAGAAAAAGGCGATAATTCAATCTCGGTCCTGATAGAGTTTAAACTCTAGCGGTGGTTGTCGAATCTCAGGAAGAGAAGTTGTTTATGCGTCAATATCTTAAGTACATTATTCCGATCCTCATTCCGGCGATTATTTTGCTTTTGCCACTCTCCGCTTTCCCCTTTGAAGGCATGACGTTAGTGCAACAGCGCGTCATTGCCATCTTCCTGTTAGCGGCTCTATGTTGGGTGTTTGAGCCGATCCCTATTTATGCCACCTCGGTTGTGATCATCGTATTAGAACTGTTGCTGGTCTCGAACAAAGGCTTGTACCTGTTTCGTGCTGGTGAAGGGAGCGCGCAGTTCGGCAAGCTACTCTCCTACAACGAAATCATGGCGACCTTTGCCAGCCCGATCATCATGCTGTTTTTAGGCGGCTTTTTCCTAGCGATGGCGGCAACTAAGTACCGTTTGGATGTCAACCTAGCAAGGGTACTGCTCAAGCCTTTTGGTCAAGATCCTAAGTTTGTGATGCTAGGGCTCATGCTGATCACCGCCATTTTCTCGATGTTTATGTCAAACACCGCCACAACGGCCATGATGCTCTCCATCTTAACGCCGGTCATCGCCGTGTTTGGGCCGAAAGATCCGGGTCGGGTTGCGTTTGCGCTGTGCATTCCGGTCGCCGCCAACATCGGTGGCATCGGTACCCCGATTGGTACGCCACCTAACGCCATCGCCTTGAAATACTTGGTTGGTGACAACCTCATCACTTTTGGGGAGTGGATGATGTTTGGCGTTCCCTTTGTGGTGATTATGATGGCGTTAGCTTGGCTTTTGATCAGCCGACTCTTCCCAGCTGAAATGCCAAAAATCGAGTTATCGATCAAAGGTAAGTTTCTGAAAACGCCGAAAGCGATTGTGGTTTACGTGACTTTTGGCCTAACCATTTTGCTCTGGCTAATGGGTTCTGCGCATGGGATGAACTCATACACAGTCGCGCTTATCCCTGTCGCTATTTTCTCTATCACGGGCATTATCAATAAAGAAGATCTGAAAAAGATCTCTTGGGATGTGCTCTGGTTGGTCTCGGGTGGTATCGCGCTTGGCCTCGCATTGGACAAAACTGGCCTTGCTGCGCTGGTGGTGCAGAGCATTCCGTTTGACCTGTTCTCACCCTTGGTGGTGCTGTTTGGTGCGGCGTTCCTTTGTCTTGCAATGGCGAACTTTATGTCGCACACCGCCACGGCTAACTTACTGATGCCGATTATGGCGGCGCTTGGCACGTCGATGGCGTCACTCAATGAACTCGGCGG
This Vibrio navarrensis DNA region includes the following protein-coding sequences:
- the pabB gene encoding aminodeoxychorismate synthase component 1, with protein sequence MQQSNSLSQIKQMNNSDINTIAVKALSYQSDLAQSLFSPIQHLPWAMLLRSASETHIDSRFDILVANPLATLQTEGPQTVVCIDGETRYYEDDPFALLDRYQSELLPALRFDADLPFVGGALGYFSYDLGRRIEQMPTLASQDIAAPDMAVGLYSWALVVDHQAQTAQLVGVNPQAAWQWLNEQSAAKQTPFALRSAWHSNMSRDQYRSKFEQVQHYLLSGDCYQINLAQRFCAEYQGSEWQAYQKLEKSNQAPFSAFIRLQHAAILSVSPERFLQLKENVIETKPIKGTRPRSIDATQDELAAQELASAEKDQAENLMIVDLLRNDIGRVAQPGSVHVPKLFDIESFPAVHHLVSTIRAKLNSPYTAADLLRACFPGGSITGAPKIRAMEIIEELEPHRRSAYCGSIGYLSRHGHMDTSITIRTLVAEQGKLYAWAGGGVVADSQCEAEYQETLDKLGKILPILE
- a CDS encoding fumarate hydratase, which encodes MTVIRTQDVISSVADALQYISYYHPLDFVQALEKAYHREQSQAAKDAIAQILINSRMSAEGKRPICQDTGIVTCFVNIGMGVQWDSTEMTVQQMVDEGVRQAYTNPDNPLRASVLMDPAGKRINTKDNTPAVVHINMVPGDKVEIQIAAKGGGSENKTKMVMLNPSDDIAEWVEKTLPLMGAGWCPPGMLGIGIGGTAEKAAVLAKESLMEHIDIQELIERGPQNAEEELRLDIFNRVNRLGIGAQGLGGLTTVVDVKIKTAPTHAASKPVCMIPNCAATRHVHFTLDGSGPAELTPPKLEEWPDITWDAGASARRVNLDTVTKEEVQQWKTGETLLLSGKILTGRDAAHKRIQTMLQNGEGLPEGVDLKGKFIYYVGPVDAVGDEVVGPAGPTTSTRMDKFTDMMLDETGIMGMIGKAERGPATVESIKNHKAVYLMAVGGAAYLVAKAIKKARVVAFEDLGMEAIYEFDVQDMPVTVAVDSSGVNAHQIGPDTWKVKIQEMDLHK
- a CDS encoding YcjX family protein, with protein sequence MKNITREVNDLIHRSLDSHLRVAVTGLSRAGKTAFITSLVNQLLHTSTHDNLPLLSCAQDKRLIGARREPQSNMMVPRFAYDEAMEHICQTTPQWPQPTRDVSEIRLAIKYRPQKRSRKLLGKTSVLHLDIIDYPGEWLLDLPLLELDFNAWSNSQFAALKGRRAELAQDWLNKLAELDLEGDVNEKQLQQLSESYTDYLHRCKEAGLHWVQPGRFVLPGELAGAPVLQFFPCRFDAAAEVKKNSNLEMLKKRYQEYQQKVVKGFYKQYFATFDRQIVLVDCLQPLNAGSESFYDMREALEQIMKSFRYGRSGLLKRLFAPKIDKVLFAATKTDHITPDQHANLVSLLQQMVHPAWQTAAYENIEISCISMASVRATQAGFIANGSESVPAIQGHTLDGRSLTLFPGEVPKKIPDVDFWQRSGFDFTAFRPLSADWQEPLPHIRLDKALEFLLGDKLQ
- a CDS encoding YcjF family protein; the protein is MSDFKPKHVFEQTRFSADPQQPELTAQQQFTAAETFVPAANETAQEEQSAELQLAEVIRPSSSRRWWFGGLFSAFTGLVGWQAVDTLLTALQAGDWLTLGWSAFLSLLAGLGLSAIVKELWKLRKLRHLFSSQQQAEQLLSSDDVGKGKAFCQEMARQSGIPAENPAYDRWRNSINATHSDAEVVQMYDAMVVTQQDKLAMQLVSRHATESAALVAISPLALADMLLVAWRNFKMIDNLSQVYGVELGYASRIQLLRLVLANMALAGASELAIDAGVDLMSMDLAGKLSARAGQGVGVGILTARLGLKAMALLRPIPWQPQTQVKLSAIRKEIITKVASLALKP
- the tyrR gene encoding transcriptional regulator TyrR, encoding MRLEVFCEDRLGLTRELLDILVSKNIDLRGIEIDISGIIYLNCPDIDFDTFSLLMAEIRRISGVKDVRKIQFMPMERHNTELISLVNNLPDPVLAMDVKGAVDMANRAALALIGKSEKEVIGAPISTLLPNLKFSRWSEGNRQRENMVIDGLDYMLEFMPVYIQDEAKESTFASTVVMIRSVKANTVIGDTLPLHNELGFEHFVGVSNRHKALISQAKKLAMLDQPLLIEGETGTGKEMLAKACHNRSNRAGKPFLVLSCASMPDDVAETELFGHAPGSFNHQQGHKGIFEQANGGTVFLDEIGEMSPHLQIKLLRFLQDGNFRRVGAEDEMHVDVRIIASTKHQLSVLAEAGSFREDLFYRLNVLTLTIPPLRSRSNDIAALLDLFVAKHAQKLGIRKPSYEEGLLDELMAYQWPGNMRQLDNMVLRALTEMEEEELKAEYFHLPQPQTVAGAATQLNLDGSLDDIMRDYEAQVLERLYQSFPSSRKLAKRLNVSHTSIANKLRDYGIRKN
- the rimJ gene encoding ribosomal protein S5-alanine N-acetyltransferase; protein product: MEESQLGLHKTEQEFTLRTATIADAQMITHYFQNNRAFLKPWEPVREEEFFTVEGWTKKLIKLEELHRMNLGFYCLLIDAETQQMLGTISFSNVSRFPFHACSVGYSLAESAQGKGYMRRGLKLACEYMFKIQNMHRIQAAYMPHNQRSEAVLKALGFVREGYAQDYLLIDGKWRDHVLMSLTHQDWSPRS
- a CDS encoding HD domain-containing protein — protein: MQRMEKQLALLMELDKLKSVLRRTRVKSADKRLENSAEHSWHVALMALLFAEHANEPVDISRVVKMLLLHDVVEIDAGDTFVYDAAASEQQAEKELAAAQRLFGMLPDDQRDELSALWHEFEEAQSAEAKFAKALDRLIPMLLNFHNQGQSWREHGVTREQALTINRKIELGSHALWEKAQEIIEQATQNGWLKA
- a CDS encoding DUF2947 domain-containing protein, with the protein product MSYLALDEYQRKWIFTHQSMPVPQDELMHIRPMSQARAAQFWKENISPQSPDAERLSSQDWPMKASNWLEEIDWMATWEADDPQLPDAILQHIDWQDDVTVYFCYEKHNIIETKWSTFRKHWKNFLFYDDGPILLGRRRSQALWFSTDGTVKLGERR
- a CDS encoding SLC13 family permease, coding for MRQYLKYIIPILIPAIILLLPLSAFPFEGMTLVQQRVIAIFLLAALCWVFEPIPIYATSVVIIVLELLLVSNKGLYLFRAGEGSAQFGKLLSYNEIMATFASPIIMLFLGGFFLAMAATKYRLDVNLARVLLKPFGQDPKFVMLGLMLITAIFSMFMSNTATTAMMLSILTPVIAVFGPKDPGRVAFALCIPVAANIGGIGTPIGTPPNAIALKYLVGDNLITFGEWMMFGVPFVVIMMALAWLLISRLFPAEMPKIELSIKGKFLKTPKAIVVYVTFGLTILLWLMGSAHGMNSYTVALIPVAIFSITGIINKEDLKKISWDVLWLVSGGIALGLALDKTGLAALVVQSIPFDLFSPLVVLFGAAFLCLAMANFMSHTATANLLMPIMAALGTSMASLNELGGEVTLILVVTFAASLGMSLPISTPPNALAHATGNVQSNQMAKVGVVLGVVGVLLSFIMVWVLHAVGHIG